TACCCTTGCTCCATCACAAGTTGTATTTTGAGGGAAATTACATTCATACTGAGAAAGATGCCTAACATGCTGACTATGGTTGAATCATACGAAATCCTCAACGCACTATACAAGTTCTGTAAACTATATGCCACGAGTTTCAAAACTGTTAGGACCCTGCTAAATCTCCCTTGAAAGAATGGGGTTGAAAATCTAAATGGAGTGCTTGATTTTATTGGATGGTGAAAAACCAAGTTATGTTGTGCACCTAATATATACCAGGTTAGCTATCTGTAGGGGAACCAAGGAGGGGATCATGAgccatgaataaaataaaattaatattggtCCCATTATTTGTCTTGCCACATAAAAACAGACGCAAATCACATGTTTACATATTCGACATTTCAAAGTCTTTAGTCTTTGTATTTTCTCGGCCAAATTGGCGATCATCAGGTATCACATGGTGTACCCTTGACGACATATATATGCCCAACTCTACTGATAGACTGATAACAAATTGCTGGCAAGAAATTTGAAACTTATCAAGCTAGCTACCCTAATAGATCTCTAAGATAAAAGAACCAAGGATGGTACGTAAGCGTTGCCTTCATCAGTTCTCTCCTTAACTTGATTACTCCAGTTTTGGATAGCTTTCCATACCCCTCGTTTAACATCTTGAACATTTAAGCACTCTGATGATCCTTGGTCATCCTGAAATGTTCCAATACAAACTCAATCATTgggcttaaatttaattttaatgccTGATATGGAAACTTATTGTATGAGTATGACTGAGTGCATTGCTGGGGTGCCAGACACCCAAATATATATTATGAATAAAGAAAAAGATGCATGCGTGCGCCTGTGAACGACTCAATTAACATATACATTTGTGTCAAACAAATATTGGTTTCTCACTTTTACTCCAACAGCTTCAAAAAGAAAACCTTCAGAACAGGAAACCCTAGCTTGGAAGACATCAAGACCCAGCTCTTCAAAGGCTTCCAATAAGAATACAAGCAGACCTCCACAGCATCTTTCGCTAAACACCTTGATGAGAAAACCTTTATCTTGAGCTTCAACCCTTAGTTGCTGATACATACACCAAAAGAGAAATCAGAATATGATTGAGAACATGTATACAAAATCAAGTTTAACCTAAACTTTAATTACCACAGGACAACTCTTC
Above is a genomic segment from Gossypium arboreum isolate Shixiya-1 chromosome 8, ASM2569848v2, whole genome shotgun sequence containing:
- the LOC108463419 gene encoding uncharacterized protein LOC108463419 — protein: MKNVVSRERKMAAATYKKMRTLRSITNSHAHSKTSIILDATKYIDELKHRVERINQEIAMAQNSTCQKSCPVQLRVEAQDKGFLIKVFSERCCGGLLVFLLEAFEELGLDVFQARVSCSEGFLFEAVGVKDDQGSSECLNVQDVKRGVWKAIQNWSNQVKERTDEGNAYVPSLVLLS